Within the Sporosarcina luteola genome, the region AAAAAGAAAAGTCCTCCATTGTACATTGAAATATCTTGGCGTGAGGGTACCTATAGATGGCATGCAAGAGGTAAATCATTAAAAATTATCTTTCCGGTGCCTGTGCAGCGCACAATTCAGACTATACACTACAATTGCATGAAGTAATTAAAGAAGTCAATCAACTCAACAGTCGATTGACTCCTTTTTGTATATATATCATTAATGATGAATTGTCATAAATGTGTGGTGCACAGGCACCCTTGGCTTGCTATCACTACACCTGCGCACCATATATAGCTAAATACTGTTCCTGCAATACAAATCCATTATTACTCCATCCAAGTGTATTCAGAATATAACCTAATCCATCCCCATGATATCTTCCGGATATTTTTTGATAAGCTAACAGTTCGTAGACTCCGTTGGCATCAAAATCAACTGGATATAAGCCGCTTAATGGATCCACAAATCCGGTAATCGGGCTTTTCAGCTTGCCATCCCTATCATATATTTCATTTAAATAGTCCGCTCCTCTGAGTGATATATCAATAATATATCTCTCGTCATTCGGTCTGCTAACAACTTCAACCTTATAATTGTCTTGATACGTGACCTCATAGTGGAATTGATTATTATAAACATCAGAATCAAAAAGGATTCTCGCCATATTCCCGGCAAAGGAAACAATGTAATAGTTTATAATTCCACCACTGCCGCCCGTAGCAATACCTATTACGATCTGATCTACGCCATCCCCTGTGAAATCTCCCAAGAACAGTGTCGGGTTATAGCCAACATTGTTATGAAGCGGAATCATTGTCGTTATTCCTGTTCTACCGTCCCTAACGTGAAGCGTTATATTTTGGATAAATGGACTATCAGCCGTTTTTGAGCCAGTGAGATAGATTTGATCGATCACTGTATCACCCGTTACATCTCCACTAACAAACGCCACAACACCTGGATAGCCCATAGCAGCTGAAACAACTGAATTATTCATGATACCCCCCTTTCCATAAAGACTATAGATATATCTATCCTATGGGTTATTGGACTGATTGCTACTACTTGTGATGGGATCATCGAAGCTGGTAAGATCGGTGACTATAAAAATCAAAGAACGGGTAGAGGATATATAGAATTGGGAGGTAACTAATAATGCAAAATCATGTTATTGGCATATACGAAAATGAACAACAAGTAGTTGAAGTCGTTGAGGATTTACTAAAGAAGGGATATACAACTGATGAAATTTCAGTGATTGCTAAAAACACAAACGAACTACCGGATATTGCACAGGAAGTGAAACCCTCCATTAAAGATGGAGCCATCGCTGGAGCTGCAACGGGAGGAGCAATTGGTTTAGCAGGAGTGATAGCGGGGTTATCCACTGTATTGATTCCCGGATTTGGTGCTGTGTTGGCCGCAGGTCCTATTATCACCACAATTGGAGGCGCAGTCATAGGGGCCAACTCGGGTGCTGGCGGATTTAAGCATGCACTTATGGAAATGGGAATCAAAGATGATGAAGCTGAACGCTATTCAAAAGATGTTGAGGACGGCAAAAAACTTGTGTTTCTTCATTCGATAGAGTGAGGGTGGCTGGACTTTAGTAGAGTTTAAATGGGGAAATTAAATAAGCCAGCGATAGTAAACTGCCTAAAAGATTTTAACCGTTGGTACGAAAGGAAAAACCAAATTGATCCTCTTCCGATGTTAAATCTGTTAGCTTACAGATTAATCAAAAGAAAGGGATTCATCATGCTGTGAAGGTGTGGATGCAGAGAAGTTGAATATGACGATTGATACGGTGGATCATAGTACTGGAAGTGTTAGGTACGTTTAATATCCGGAGGCGTTTGAGGAAAAAGAGTGATTAAACAAGGGGGCTAGGAGCTTAATGCTTCTGGCTCTATTCTATTTATCCTTTTCTAGCTGGGTAAATCGTATAGAAGATTTCATAATCTTCAATCGATAATTAAATACCAATATGGTAGACTAATAGTAGCAACGGCATATAGCGGATGGGCGGTTGGTACTCCCTTTTTAAAATGTAAGGCGGGCTAAATGCGCCACGTCCTGTGGCAACGCCCGCATGACCCGCATCGTGCGGGCACGTGTTTATATGGTGACATACGAAGCAATTTACATGATGTTCCAATTTGGAATATTTCTCGCAACAGTGGCAGCAACAGTTGTAGCGATGATTGCTCTATACACCAATAGAAAAAAGTAACCACCCACCGCTAACGACCAAGAAAGCAGGGTGATTACTCTTTGTGACACTTTATTTCGCTACCGGTCAACCGCTCTTCTTGCGGTATGTCCGTTGCATTGTGATCGGATGTTGGTGCATCCGGTCTTTTTTATCTTACGTGTAGTTTAACACAATTAGACTGAAGTTACACGAATATTGAGCGAACAAAGAGGAAAATCATCTTCGGTATCTAGCCTTGCGGTAATTATGGAATTGTAAGACAATGAAAATTAAGGAATTAATAAAAAAGTTGGTGCAATCATGATCATATATGAATCTACAAAAGAGCAATTTGTAGGGGACGTTGTCAATGAATTGCTCATTGACCGTCTCTACAATTCCTATCAGAAGAAAATAGGGCGAACATCTAAGGCCGAAATTCGTTCGTGGGAGAACTCTTTACAAAAGATGTCGAATGTCATGCAGGACGACGAAATTCCAAAAGACGCTTCAGTTGCGATTGAGTTTAATATCCCTAACACCTCTAAACGAGTGGACTTTTTAATTGCCGGCAATGATGGCAAGCGAGATCATGTTGTCATTGTGGAGTTGAAGCAATGGGAAGAAGTCGAAAAAGTCACCTCTAGGGATGCGATTGTAAGAACGTATTTAGGTAAAGCCAACCGTGAGACGACTCATCCTTCCTATCAAGCGTGGTCGTATGCCGCCCTCATTGAGGACTTTAACGAAAATGTGCAAGAAAAAGAAATTCAGTTGCAGCCTTGCGCGTATTTACACAACTATAGGAAAACCGAGGAAGATCCTTTGACAGATGTTCATTACCAAGACCATCTCGAAAAGGCTCCTGTTTTTACAAAGGGCGAAATACAAAAACTTCGCGCATTCATTAAGAAGTACATTCGAAAAGGTGACCAGAATCACCTGATATATCAAATTGAAAATGGGAAAATCCGACCTTCAAAATCATTGCAAGATGCGTTGAACAACATGCTGAAAGGCAATGAAGAGTTCATCATGATTGATGAGCAAAAAGTATTCTTTGAAGAGGCATTTCATAAAGCAATAGAAGCCGTTAAAACGGATACTAAACAAGTGATGATCGTGGAAGGGGGCCCTGGCACCGGTAAATCGGTGTTGGCTATTAATTTATTAGTAAAACTAATCGACCAAGGGCTTGTCACGATGTATGTAACAAAGAACTCAGCCCCGCGGAACATTTACTCCACCAAGCTCAAGGGCGATTTCAAGAAATCCCATATCGATAATCTATTCAAAAGCTCCGGCAGCTTTACAGAAGTGGATGATAATGAATTTGATGTGCTGATTGTGGATGAAGCGCATCGTCTAAACGAAAAATCCGGTATGTTCCGTAACAAAGGTGAAAACCAAGTAAAGGAATTAATCAAAGGATCAAAGTTCACCATCTTTTTCATTGATGAAAATCAAAAGGTCACATTGAGTGATATCGGCAGTGTCGACATGATTAATTATTATGCGGAACAATACAATGCTGAAGTAATTCCATGTGAACTTACATCTCAGTTCCGATGCGACGGATCTGACGGTTATATCGCGTGGCTAGATGATGTGCTGCAAATTAGAAATACGGCAAATAAGAATGACTTGGGAATGGATTACGATATTAGACTATACGATGATCCGAATGACCTGCTTGCTGAAATTGAGAGATTGAATGAACGAAACAATAAATCCCGTGTGATGGCGGGGTATTGTTGGGAATGGCCAAAGGAAAATCGGCAGGACGTGGACCACCATGATATCTCTATACCTGAGCACGATTTCGGAATCAGTTGGAACATCGAAAACACATGGGCGATTGAAAACTCCTCTGTTAGAGAAGCCGGCTGCATCCATACTGCACAGGGATTGGAGTTCGACTATGTCGGGGTAATTATAGGTAACGACATGCGTTTTGAGAACGGACAAATTATTACGGATTTCACAAAGCGTGCAAAGACCGATCAGTCCTTAAGGGGAATTAAAGGAATTGCAAAAGAAGACCCGGAAAAAGCACATGCATTGGCGGATCCCATCATTAGAAATACATATAGGACGTTAATGACTCGTGGGCAGAAGGGATGTTTTGTGTTTTGTACGGATTCGGCATTGCAGGATTATTTGAAGGAAAGGTTAGAGAGGGTTACTTTGTATCGGAAGGAGAGAGAGGAGACGTTGTATTTGGTGGATGAGGAGGAGAGTTATGGGACTCAAGATCGAAAATAGTTTATGTTGAAATGTAAAAAGGAATGGATAGAATACAGTATTTAAGTTATAGGGGGTTGTGAATTGCCTACTTATAAATCGGAAACTGCAGGATATATATTTGCCGCCTTATTTGGAGGTATTGGTGTACACCACTTTTACTACAGAAACTACATTAGGGGAATTGTTTACTTATTATTTTGTTGGACATTAATACCGGTGGTTCTAGGCTGGATTGATTTATTCTTTATAAAAAAGTGGAATGATAGGATTAATGCCCAAATAAAGGATGGTTTGATCAATTCTCCTGATAGAAAAATTGTCCATAATACTACTACATTAGAAAATATAAAGCGTAGTGCAAATAAAACAGAAAAAGAAGTAGTAGTTTCACCAAAAAAAACCGTGAAAGAATTAGTTAAAGATCATAGCCTATACAATGAGCAGGACGTCATACTTGCAAAATATGAACAACTACAAACGCCTAAAAAAATAGAAGCGGATGTTCATTCCTTAGTAAATACAAGGAAAAGTAAAAATAGAGGCGACATTGTTATAACCTATTCGAGTAGTCAAATAGACTTCGCAAGAGATTCATTTAGTTATAGAAATAAAAGACAAATTAAGTGTCAAGAAATTCCTCTAAAAGAATATTGGACAACCTTTAGCAAATTAAATGATAGACAGCTTAAATGGTATTTTTATTGGAGGGAACAAGCTTTAAAAGGAAATTATTTGGACGTGGATTTAAGCTACCTTATTTTATTCACGTATGAACTAATTAATTATACTTTTCACCCCAAGGCAGCCTTTAACGTAAGCATGTTAGTTAGGTTACATGACAATTATATTGGGAGAATTCCTAACGTAGCCAATTACTTATCAGATTGGATTGCCGATATGTTACTGGAATTGGGAGAAGGAGAACTAGCGAAAGAATGGCGGGATGACTTAGAAATAATCCCTTCCTTATATATGCAGTTAGTTGAAAAAAGAGAGGTGCTTGAAAAAATCTCGATTACAGCATGGAAGCCTTATATCCAAAACTATCGTGAGACGGTATTTTTTTTAAATAACAAGAATAAGGTTTACAAAACTTTCAAAGAAAGTATCCCACTGCTTAGAGAATATTATGAAGAACAGGGAAGCAAGCTTGAGAATGTTTGGTTTGAGAAAGTGACAAAACGCAATGTAAGACCCCTTTTTAGGAGTGCTGTTCTAGCCAGAGATGTTGACGATGTCCATGTATATACAACTAACTATATTCCTACCGAAAGACTCTACAAAGAAATAACGGCCTTGTTTAAGCTTGCAGAAAATGTTACCCGTTCACTGAATGGAGAGAAGCGTGAAATAAAAGTCGAGGATGGTATATTGCCAGACGATTTTAAACAAGAGATATTTGAAAGACTTGAAGAAGTGAAATCTGCTAATAAGCGTTTCAAAGTGGTACAGGAGGAGAGCGGTCCTTCATCTGGAAGTAAAATTCCTCGACCTACAAAAGAGTATGAGCC harbors:
- a CDS encoding VCBS repeat-containing protein, with protein sequence MNNSVVSAAMGYPGVVAFVSGDVTGDTVIDQIYLTGSKTADSPFIQNITLHVRDGRTGITTMIPLHNNVGYNPTLFLGDFTGDGVDQIVIGIATGGSGGIINYYIVSFAGNMARILFDSDVYNNQFHYEVTYQDNYKVEVVSRPNDERYIIDISLRGADYLNEIYDRDGKLKSPITGFVDPLSGLYPVDFDANGVYELLAYQKISGRYHGDGLGYILNTLGWSNNGFVLQEQYLAIYGAQV
- a CDS encoding general stress protein yields the protein MQNHVIGIYENEQQVVEVVEDLLKKGYTTDEISVIAKNTNELPDIAQEVKPSIKDGAIAGAATGGAIGLAGVIAGLSTVLIPGFGAVLAAGPIITTIGGAVIGANSGAGGFKHALMEMGIKDDEAERYSKDVEDGKKLVFLHSIE
- a CDS encoding putative holin-like toxin — its product is MVTYEAIYMMFQFGIFLATVAATVVAMIALYTNRKK
- a CDS encoding DUF2075 domain-containing protein, which codes for MIIYESTKEQFVGDVVNELLIDRLYNSYQKKIGRTSKAEIRSWENSLQKMSNVMQDDEIPKDASVAIEFNIPNTSKRVDFLIAGNDGKRDHVVIVELKQWEEVEKVTSRDAIVRTYLGKANRETTHPSYQAWSYAALIEDFNENVQEKEIQLQPCAYLHNYRKTEEDPLTDVHYQDHLEKAPVFTKGEIQKLRAFIKKYIRKGDQNHLIYQIENGKIRPSKSLQDALNNMLKGNEEFIMIDEQKVFFEEAFHKAIEAVKTDTKQVMIVEGGPGTGKSVLAINLLVKLIDQGLVTMYVTKNSAPRNIYSTKLKGDFKKSHIDNLFKSSGSFTEVDDNEFDVLIVDEAHRLNEKSGMFRNKGENQVKELIKGSKFTIFFIDENQKVTLSDIGSVDMINYYAEQYNAEVIPCELTSQFRCDGSDGYIAWLDDVLQIRNTANKNDLGMDYDIRLYDDPNDLLAEIERLNERNNKSRVMAGYCWEWPKENRQDVDHHDISIPEHDFGISWNIENTWAIENSSVREAGCIHTAQGLEFDYVGVIIGNDMRFENGQIITDFTKRAKTDQSLRGIKGIAKEDPEKAHALADPIIRNTYRTLMTRGQKGCFVFCTDSALQDYLKERLERVTLYRKEREETLYLVDEEESYGTQDRK
- a CDS encoding TerB N-terminal domain-containing protein, whose translation is MPTYKSETAGYIFAALFGGIGVHHFYYRNYIRGIVYLLFCWTLIPVVLGWIDLFFIKKWNDRINAQIKDGLINSPDRKIVHNTTTLENIKRSANKTEKEVVVSPKKTVKELVKDHSLYNEQDVILAKYEQLQTPKKIEADVHSLVNTRKSKNRGDIVITYSSSQIDFARDSFSYRNKRQIKCQEIPLKEYWTTFSKLNDRQLKWYFYWREQALKGNYLDVDLSYLILFTYELINYTFHPKAAFNVSMLVRLHDNYIGRIPNVANYLSDWIADMLLELGEGELAKEWRDDLEIIPSLYMQLVEKREVLEKISITAWKPYIQNYRETVFFLNNKNKVYKTFKESIPLLREYYEEQGSKLENVWFEKVTKRNVRPLFRSAVLARDVDDVHVYTTNYIPTERLYKEITALFKLAENVTRSLNGEKREIKVEDGILPDDFKQEIFERLEEVKSANKRFKVVQEESGPSSGSKIPRPTKEYEPKEESNHSSRVAKIQFNDATIEEIANANKDLQKEFSALFDGDSGNKDEDEAVNSKPEVNNVLLKQELIYGSTDDGDLNKFIESLTNMEVEFLSQFENEQLNSEEAKLFVKQQGQMLGMFLSTLNEKSNEFLGDNLLEQQGESIVIYEEFEQCLPLVKERVKLED